The Desulfitobacterium chlororespirans DSM 11544 genome contains a region encoding:
- a CDS encoding transglycosylase domain-containing protein yields the protein MNNSPDSQGKWQSYFSKALAKCRTFKFPAFYKKPKFWRNLAILLLFVLLAGLGAGYYWISTLDVSKLESPLAKPTYIYDQAGNKISQLSSSRIEPVALEQVPQLTQKAIIATEDKRFYEHQGVDFRSILRALSQDLKTRNFSEGGSTISQQLAKNLFLTSDKTLSRKLKEAGYAIKIEATLSKEEILEAYLNHIYFGEGRWGLQEAARYYFGKNAEELNLEESALLAGILKGPTIYSPLKDKELALQRRNIVLAMMADQGYITAKEAAQATAAPIALRTKPLDNLSGKYAPYVDYVIEEAINRYGFTEDQILTLGLQIHTQMDTKVQQAAETVYKDDQFFPQGQSDQKVQSGIAILDQHTGAIRGLVGYRGESAFRQFNHASQLKRQPGSIIKPLMVYGPALEKGYRPDALLYDGPLDLDGYAPKDWDGQTRGWVTMEEAIQQSWNIPAVWLFEQIGIDTGKAFVQKAGIPLTEKDAHLSLALGGFAEGVSPLEIAQAYTAFANQGLMHTAHAITKITTADGHVLAQMQPESVQVTEPDHAYTMTLLLQNVIQQGTAPKAALGSRPVAGKTGSVELPPTQEFAGISKGQKDVWFVGYTPELTAAIWMGYDQTDRDHYLTTSGGSGPAVVFHEVLSSALKDTPIKPFEVPAGYVKDWNIWPEGWDDQDEYDQNKDDDKDKKDKKGKKNKKDTKDKNEFWDIFQDLWN from the coding sequence ATGAATAATTCCCCGGACTCTCAAGGGAAATGGCAATCTTATTTTAGCAAGGCCTTAGCAAAATGCCGCACCTTTAAGTTCCCTGCTTTCTATAAAAAACCCAAATTCTGGCGCAACCTGGCCATCCTGCTTTTGTTCGTACTGCTGGCCGGCCTGGGCGCCGGTTACTATTGGATCTCCACCCTGGATGTAAGCAAGCTGGAAAGCCCTCTGGCTAAGCCTACCTATATCTACGACCAGGCCGGCAACAAGATCTCACAGCTCTCCTCCTCCCGCATTGAGCCCGTAGCCCTGGAACAAGTCCCTCAGCTTACACAAAAGGCCATTATCGCTACCGAAGATAAACGCTTCTATGAACATCAAGGTGTGGATTTCCGCTCCATCCTGCGCGCCCTCAGCCAGGACCTGAAGACCCGGAATTTCTCCGAGGGGGGCAGCACCATCAGCCAACAGCTGGCGAAAAACCTTTTTCTCACCTCAGACAAGACCCTCAGCCGCAAGTTGAAGGAAGCCGGCTATGCCATTAAAATTGAAGCCACCCTCTCCAAAGAAGAGATTCTGGAAGCCTACCTCAACCATATCTATTTTGGGGAAGGCCGCTGGGGACTTCAGGAAGCCGCCCGTTATTATTTTGGCAAAAACGCTGAAGAGCTGAACCTGGAGGAATCCGCCCTTCTTGCCGGCATCCTCAAAGGCCCCACCATCTACTCCCCTCTCAAAGATAAGGAACTGGCTCTCCAGCGCCGGAACATCGTCCTTGCCATGATGGCCGACCAGGGCTATATTACCGCCAAGGAAGCCGCTCAGGCTACTGCAGCTCCCATCGCCCTGCGCACCAAGCCTTTAGATAATTTATCCGGCAAATACGCCCCCTACGTGGATTATGTCATCGAAGAAGCTATCAACCGCTATGGCTTTACAGAAGATCAGATTCTCACCCTTGGTCTGCAAATCCATACCCAAATGGATACCAAGGTTCAACAAGCCGCCGAAACCGTCTATAAAGATGACCAATTCTTCCCCCAAGGCCAGAGCGATCAAAAGGTCCAAAGCGGCATCGCCATTCTTGACCAGCATACAGGGGCTATCCGAGGTCTGGTGGGGTATCGGGGAGAAAGCGCTTTCCGCCAGTTTAACCATGCCTCCCAGCTCAAGCGCCAACCCGGTTCCATCATCAAACCCCTGATGGTCTATGGTCCCGCTTTGGAAAAAGGCTATCGCCCCGACGCCCTCCTCTATGACGGTCCTCTGGATCTGGACGGTTATGCGCCAAAGGATTGGGACGGCCAAACCCGGGGCTGGGTGACCATGGAAGAGGCCATTCAGCAATCCTGGAACATCCCCGCTGTCTGGTTATTTGAGCAAATCGGCATCGACACTGGAAAAGCCTTTGTGCAAAAAGCCGGCATCCCTTTAACTGAAAAGGATGCCCATTTAAGCCTGGCTCTGGGCGGATTTGCCGAAGGTGTCTCTCCCCTGGAGATAGCCCAGGCCTATACCGCCTTTGCCAATCAAGGACTCATGCACACAGCCCACGCCATCACCAAAATTACCACCGCCGACGGACATGTTTTAGCCCAAATGCAGCCGGAAAGTGTCCAGGTCACAGAGCCTGATCACGCCTATACCATGACCCTTCTTCTCCAAAATGTCATCCAGCAGGGAACCGCCCCTAAAGCCGCTCTGGGCAGTCGCCCCGTAGCCGGAAAAACCGGTTCTGTGGAGTTGCCGCCTACCCAAGAGTTTGCAGGTATCAGCAAGGGGCAAAAAGATGTCTGGTTTGTCGGCTACACTCCTGAGCTGACCGCTGCCATCTGGATGGGCTATGATCAAACGGATCGGGATCATTACCTCACCACCTCCGGCGGCTCCGGACCTGCCGTCGTCTTCCATGAAGTCCTCTCTTCAGCCCTCAAGGACACCCCTATCAAACCTTTTGAGGTTCCCGCCGGGTATGTGAAGGATTGGAATATCTGGCCCGAAGGCTGGGACGATCAGGATGAATACGACCAAAACAAGGATGACGACAAAGATAAAAAGGACAAAAAGGGGAAGAAGAACAAGAAGGACACCAAAGATAAAAACGAGTTCTGGGACATTTTTCAGGATCTATGGAACTAG
- a CDS encoding MFS transporter produces MQPYVKSFRYGWSSWSILVIAFITVFFHRLSVGSVADELTREIPMNSVTLGNLTAMNYYAYALMQIPVGILVDRIGVRKINFCGLLVTAAGSILFGLAHTLEAAYLSRFLVGIGSSVIIVSIFKIQATWFPLSRFSALSGLTSFFGNFGSLLALYPLTFLSLTFGWRNVFYWMAGISLLLALLVLWGVRDARTEISSPSRETAAAGSAGPTGPTGSISPLNRKHSQASEHTYTAVKPLPFLAYLKESLSCVLKNPRTWPNVLILFAFTGSSTTLLGLWGIPLMTQLYSLDKATAAGYVTFATFGFILGAPLLTLWVRLLKGIRPTLLAGTGLNLLLWIYIAIIAGGRPAAELWPAFFFIFGLLIMTHILAFSNVTAVNPLHYSGMATAITNMAEFIGSSLASLTIGLILDFSGNPSAAWWVILSMAALGFMAALLIKEQPVPG; encoded by the coding sequence TTGCAACCCTATGTAAAATCATTCCGTTATGGCTGGAGCAGTTGGAGCATCTTAGTCATAGCCTTCATTACCGTCTTTTTTCACCGCTTATCCGTTGGCTCTGTAGCAGATGAACTGACCCGGGAAATTCCCATGAATTCAGTGACCCTGGGGAATCTGACCGCCATGAACTATTACGCCTACGCCCTGATGCAAATACCCGTAGGCATCCTGGTGGATCGCATCGGTGTCCGCAAAATCAACTTCTGCGGGCTCTTAGTCACAGCGGCCGGAAGCATTCTGTTCGGACTGGCCCATACCCTGGAAGCAGCCTACCTCTCCCGTTTCCTGGTCGGCATCGGTTCCTCGGTGATTATCGTCTCCATCTTCAAGATTCAAGCCACCTGGTTTCCTCTTTCCCGCTTCTCCGCCCTGTCGGGACTGACGTCCTTCTTTGGCAATTTCGGCTCCTTATTGGCTCTCTACCCCCTGACCTTTCTCTCCCTGACCTTCGGTTGGCGGAACGTCTTTTATTGGATGGCCGGCATCTCTCTTTTGTTGGCCCTCCTGGTACTCTGGGGAGTGCGGGATGCCAGGACGGAGATTTCCAGCCCCTCTCGGGAGACAGCCGCAGCAGGTTCAGCAGGTCCAACCGGTCCAACCGGCTCAATCAGCCCCTTAAACCGAAAACATTCCCAAGCCTCAGAACATACCTACACCGCAGTAAAGCCTCTTCCTTTCCTGGCCTACCTCAAGGAAAGCCTCTCCTGCGTTCTCAAGAATCCCCGGACCTGGCCCAATGTGCTGATCCTTTTCGCCTTTACCGGATCCAGCACCACCTTGCTGGGACTGTGGGGAATTCCCCTCATGACTCAACTCTACTCTCTCGATAAAGCCACCGCAGCGGGATATGTGACCTTTGCCACCTTCGGCTTTATCCTGGGCGCTCCTTTGCTCACCCTTTGGGTCCGTTTGCTGAAGGGTATCCGCCCAACACTTTTAGCCGGGACGGGGCTTAACCTGCTGTTGTGGATATACATCGCCATCATCGCCGGCGGCCGCCCGGCGGCAGAGCTCTGGCCCGCCTTTTTCTTCATCTTCGGCCTGCTCATCATGACTCATATTCTCGCTTTCTCCAATGTTACCGCTGTCAACCCTCTCCACTACAGCGGCATGGCCACAGCGATTACCAATATGGCCGAATTCATCGGCAGCTCCCTGGCCAGCTTAACCATCGGTCTGATTTTGGATTTCAGCGGCAATCCCAGTGCCGCCTGGTGGGTCATCCTGAGCATGGCTGCTTTAGGCTTTATGGCCGCTCTGTTGATAAAGGAACAGCCCGTTCCAGGGTAA
- the rbr gene encoding rubrerythrin, with amino-acid sequence MDFKDSKTFQNLVNGFAGESQARNRYTFYAGVAKNEGHQAIQNIFISTADNEKEHAKVFYKFLQKYAGDQTEVFRVNADYPLNYRDTLANLKSAAAGEGEEVIDYNTFADIADEEGYAEIAVAFRKIATVEAHHQERYARLAAELENGTLYKKDEKISWKCENCGYVHEGSGAPDLCPACQHPQGYFKPLPEVY; translated from the coding sequence ATGGATTTCAAAGATTCAAAAACATTTCAGAACTTAGTCAATGGATTTGCGGGGGAGTCTCAAGCACGCAATCGCTATACCTTTTACGCCGGCGTCGCCAAGAATGAAGGACACCAAGCCATTCAAAACATCTTTATCTCTACTGCAGACAACGAAAAAGAGCATGCAAAAGTGTTCTATAAATTCCTGCAAAAATATGCCGGTGATCAAACGGAGGTTTTCCGTGTGAACGCCGATTATCCTCTCAACTATCGGGATACTTTGGCCAACCTGAAGAGCGCAGCCGCCGGTGAAGGTGAAGAAGTAATCGACTACAATACTTTTGCCGATATTGCTGATGAAGAAGGCTATGCCGAGATCGCTGTGGCCTTCCGCAAAATCGCCACGGTAGAAGCTCACCATCAAGAGCGTTATGCCCGTTTGGCCGCTGAATTGGAAAATGGCACTCTCTACAAAAAAGATGAAAAAATCTCCTGGAAATGTGAGAACTGTGGCTATGTTCATGAGGGCTCCGGAGCTCCCGATCTTTGCCCGGCTTGCCAACATCCTCAAGGCTATTTCAAGCCTCTGCCGGAAGTATATTAA
- a CDS encoding WapI family immunity protein, which yields MLRGSHGDEFSLRIVGYEFPDKDNDLGFDSNWLIVEVYCKHGEKTWVKRDPSLLTWEVGILIKWARDILYRQPESEVLEFIEPNLLFQALRGENGKIETLRVTLGHETCPDWVHTLRKPAYFSMDFTINPEDIETFCQSLEADLLIYPRRLQGIKELASSPRDRLRIVKKDNDRT from the coding sequence ATGCTCAGAGGGAGTCATGGAGACGAATTCTCATTGAGGATTGTGGGATATGAGTTTCCTGATAAGGACAATGATCTGGGGTTTGACTCCAATTGGCTGATTGTGGAGGTCTATTGTAAACATGGGGAAAAGACCTGGGTCAAAAGAGACCCTAGTCTATTAACCTGGGAAGTGGGAATTTTGATTAAATGGGCACGGGATATACTTTATAGACAGCCGGAGTCTGAGGTGCTGGAGTTTATTGAGCCTAACCTCCTGTTTCAAGCTCTTCGGGGAGAGAATGGAAAAATCGAGACGTTGAGGGTTACCTTAGGTCATGAAACCTGTCCCGATTGGGTTCATACCCTGCGTAAACCTGCCTACTTTTCCATGGATTTCACCATTAATCCTGAGGATATCGAGACTTTTTGCCAATCCCTCGAAGCCGATTTGCTGATCTATCCGCGGCGGCTCCAGGGCATCAAGGAGCTGGCCTCTTCGCCGCGGGATAGGTTAAGAATTGTTAAGAAAGATAACGACAGGACATAA
- a CDS encoding nitroreductase family protein, with protein sequence MNFLELAQKRRSLRSYLPDPVEQEKLDYVLECARLAPSWKNLQCWRFIVVEDEALRQELTTAYAETNPGRKALLQAPLIVVLCGVPAESEIWEGKDYMMLDAGLAMEHLILAAAEQGLGTCWQGLFSEAKVREILKVPENVRVLAMTPLGYPAEERKPRPRKEMSQIVFKGTWGSGNV encoded by the coding sequence ATGAATTTTCTTGAACTGGCTCAAAAAAGAAGAAGTCTGCGGAGTTATCTGCCTGACCCTGTAGAACAGGAGAAACTGGATTATGTCCTGGAGTGCGCCCGTTTGGCTCCCTCCTGGAAAAACCTGCAGTGCTGGCGTTTTATCGTGGTAGAGGATGAGGCCTTGCGCCAAGAGCTGACCACGGCTTATGCAGAGACCAACCCCGGACGCAAAGCGCTGCTGCAGGCCCCTCTGATCGTGGTGCTCTGCGGAGTGCCGGCGGAGTCCGAAATCTGGGAAGGCAAGGACTATATGATGCTGGATGCGGGATTGGCCATGGAGCATTTGATCCTGGCAGCCGCCGAGCAGGGTCTGGGAACTTGTTGGCAGGGACTTTTCTCTGAAGCTAAGGTGCGGGAGATCCTAAAGGTTCCCGAGAATGTCCGCGTCCTGGCCATGACTCCTTTGGGCTACCCGGCGGAGGAAAGAAAACCAAGACCCCGCAAAGAGATGTCCCAGATCGTCTTTAAGGGGACTTGGGGCTCAGGTAATGTTTAA
- a CDS encoding alpha/beta hydrolase: MDQGCQLIQTRVGTRIYYRQNLPAHPKAVVVICHGYAEHSSFYVPFMEFLAEHGYGAYALDHRGHGHSEAERGHLDRFEVFLEDLDVFVDHVRELHPTQPLFMFGHSMGGLISFNYGVLHPGKLQGQIFSGAALARPVGTEYIPTVLFKLLNVVLKRHRIRPKLSGKTTRNMAVRKISAGDSLVLRYATLGFFYQFACRGVAFAQEKAGRYQLPCLILHGTGDRLVPYQASQKIFAEISSQDKTLKLYEGLYHELIHEPEREEVLADIVDWLERRVKFC, encoded by the coding sequence TTGGACCAAGGCTGTCAGCTTATTCAAACCAGAGTAGGAACCAGGATTTACTATCGGCAAAACCTCCCCGCCCATCCTAAGGCTGTGGTGGTGATCTGCCATGGCTATGCGGAGCATTCGAGCTTTTATGTTCCGTTTATGGAGTTTTTGGCTGAGCATGGCTATGGGGCTTATGCTTTGGATCATCGGGGCCATGGGCATTCCGAGGCTGAACGGGGTCATCTGGACCGCTTTGAGGTGTTCCTGGAGGATCTGGATGTTTTCGTGGATCATGTTCGGGAGCTTCACCCAACACAGCCTCTCTTCATGTTTGGCCACAGTATGGGAGGATTAATCAGCTTTAATTATGGGGTTCTCCACCCGGGAAAATTGCAGGGGCAAATTTTCAGCGGAGCTGCCTTGGCCAGGCCTGTGGGAACGGAATATATTCCGACTGTTCTCTTTAAACTCTTGAACGTAGTATTGAAGCGGCACAGGATTCGTCCTAAGTTGAGCGGCAAGACAACCCGGAATATGGCTGTGCGCAAAATCTCCGCTGGGGATTCTTTGGTTCTAAGGTATGCTACCCTGGGCTTTTTCTATCAGTTTGCCTGTCGGGGAGTGGCCTTCGCTCAGGAAAAAGCCGGCCGTTATCAATTGCCCTGCCTCATACTCCACGGAACCGGTGATCGACTGGTTCCTTATCAGGCCTCCCAAAAGATATTCGCTGAGATTTCCTCTCAGGATAAGACCCTCAAGCTTTACGAAGGGCTTTATCATGAGTTGATTCATGAGCCGGAGCGGGAAGAGGTTTTGGCGGATATTGTAGACTGGTTGGAGCGACGGGTAAAATTTTGCTAA
- a CDS encoding M48 family metallopeptidase has protein sequence MPSSLKLRKTIIPYEERKSSRIKRISIRITPEKVRVSAPARTAKGEIQAFIEKNQEWILENWTKLQETMVKPPRVYETGEKVSYLGKELNLEIIDTPHKMISAFYRKDQETLEIKMPQELQGEQRQEAVREILEKWYKQKARAVFLQKLNFWSRQMGVTYNQFRLKEQKTRWGSCSSLGNINLNWRAVMAPEPVLDYLVIHELSHLVYLNHSPQFWGNVARYCPEHATHRRWLREKGHSLVI, from the coding sequence ATGCCCTCATCTTTGAAGCTGAGAAAAACGATTATTCCTTATGAAGAAAGAAAGAGCTCTCGGATCAAGCGGATTTCCATCCGCATTACGCCGGAAAAGGTCAGAGTATCTGCTCCCGCGCGTACTGCCAAGGGTGAGATTCAAGCCTTCATTGAGAAGAATCAGGAGTGGATCTTAGAGAATTGGACCAAGCTTCAAGAAACGATGGTCAAGCCCCCAAGGGTGTATGAAACGGGTGAAAAGGTTTCTTATCTGGGAAAAGAGCTGAACCTGGAGATCATCGATACCCCTCATAAAATGATCAGTGCCTTTTACAGAAAGGACCAGGAAACCTTAGAGATCAAGATGCCCCAGGAGCTTCAGGGAGAGCAGCGGCAAGAAGCGGTTCGGGAGATTCTTGAGAAGTGGTATAAGCAAAAAGCCCGGGCGGTGTTTCTCCAGAAGCTTAATTTTTGGAGCCGCCAAATGGGAGTAACCTATAACCAGTTCCGCTTAAAAGAGCAGAAAACCCGCTGGGGAAGCTGCTCCAGCCTGGGCAATATCAATCTGAACTGGCGGGCCGTTATGGCCCCGGAGCCGGTGCTGGATTATCTGGTGATTCATGAGCTTTCCCATCTTGTCTATCTGAATCATTCACCGCAGTTTTGGGGGAATGTGGCCCGTTACTGTCCGGAGCATGCCACTCATCGCCGCTGGCTGCGGGAAAAGGGTCATAGTCTGGTTATTTAG
- a CDS encoding NUDIX hydrolase, with product MPLPIVDYKFCPQCGKPLLSVDFSGQHRPHCPDCSFVFWGNFSLGVGGVVWHEGKVLLVQRAHNPGKGNWTIPGGYVEQDEQIAVAITREIREETGIHAKPLSVIALRDRPGEKHDSYIVFLLEYLGGTLQGEPEEISDLGFFTLEECENLPIAQLSLSVIKASRTLLIPTSPGFLPQTGVKMIGGDQAILYQISKEQE from the coding sequence ATGCCACTACCGATTGTTGACTATAAATTCTGCCCCCAATGCGGGAAACCTCTCCTCAGCGTCGATTTCTCCGGCCAACACCGTCCTCACTGCCCGGATTGTTCCTTTGTCTTCTGGGGGAATTTCTCCTTAGGGGTAGGGGGAGTAGTCTGGCATGAGGGGAAAGTCCTCCTGGTTCAACGGGCCCATAATCCCGGCAAGGGGAACTGGACCATCCCCGGAGGCTATGTGGAACAAGATGAACAAATCGCCGTTGCCATCACCCGGGAAATCCGGGAAGAAACCGGCATCCACGCCAAGCCCCTTTCCGTCATTGCCTTGCGGGATCGCCCCGGGGAAAAGCATGATTCTTATATCGTCTTTCTCCTGGAATATTTAGGGGGCACTTTGCAGGGTGAGCCTGAAGAAATAAGCGATTTGGGCTTCTTCACCCTTGAGGAATGCGAAAATCTCCCCATCGCCCAGCTCAGTCTCAGTGTGATCAAAGCTTCCCGCACCCTGCTTATCCCCACATCTCCAGGCTTCCTGCCTCAGACAGGGGTAAAGATGATCGGTGGCGATCAGGCTATTTTGTATCAGATATCCAAAGAGCAGGAATAA
- a CDS encoding MFS transporter produces the protein MNTQYLNKLNMPRPILVLIIGGFMHSVGSSFMWPLNSIFMHNILGRSLTEAGALISLQALATLVGQFISGVLADRFGSRRVMIYGLIGAILPLILISCFPIWEVYAPGLLFYGFAIAFIFVPINALVFTLWPEGGRRGFNLLYVFNNAGVAVGTALGGFIAALSFKLVFLLNGLFFFIYLLMVLFFLPAKDIQSKPLSKSRVKVPIFKDRGFPVLIALCAAIFLMWGAYIQITTVLPVTMTNLGYSLPQYSILWTLNGVIIVAFQPVIHWIIRHWASTLSRQFYVSCLFYAIGFLILLGNFPYPSYFMMMIIITLGEMLVLPGVPAAAALIAPEGKTATYQGVVGGAASGGRALGPILGGLAFDHYGGNMAWALALVFVSVALLPFYLYQRRERTFTQGTGAKEQAI, from the coding sequence ATGAATACGCAGTACCTGAATAAACTCAATATGCCACGGCCCATCCTGGTTCTGATCATCGGGGGATTTATGCACTCAGTGGGCAGCTCCTTTATGTGGCCCCTGAACAGTATCTTTATGCATAATATCCTGGGGCGTTCCCTCACCGAGGCAGGAGCCCTTATCTCTCTGCAGGCTCTGGCCACCTTGGTGGGACAGTTTATCAGCGGTGTCCTGGCGGATCGCTTTGGTTCCCGCAGGGTTATGATCTATGGGTTGATCGGCGCGATTCTTCCCCTCATTTTAATCAGCTGCTTCCCTATTTGGGAAGTGTATGCCCCCGGCCTCCTTTTCTATGGTTTTGCAATCGCTTTCATTTTCGTCCCCATCAATGCCTTAGTATTTACCCTCTGGCCTGAAGGCGGGCGGCGGGGATTTAACCTGCTCTACGTGTTCAACAATGCCGGAGTAGCTGTGGGAACAGCTTTAGGCGGATTTATTGCCGCCCTGTCTTTTAAATTGGTCTTTTTGCTCAACGGTCTTTTCTTTTTTATTTATCTCTTAATGGTTCTTTTCTTCTTGCCTGCCAAAGATATTCAGAGCAAGCCCTTGAGCAAATCCCGGGTTAAAGTGCCTATATTTAAGGATCGCGGCTTCCCTGTTCTGATCGCTCTTTGCGCCGCTATCTTCCTTATGTGGGGTGCCTATATCCAGATCACCACCGTTCTGCCGGTGACCATGACGAATCTGGGGTATTCCTTGCCCCAATACAGTATTCTCTGGACCTTAAACGGCGTGATCATCGTCGCCTTCCAACCGGTCATCCATTGGATTATCCGCCATTGGGCGTCTACCCTCTCCCGTCAATTCTATGTATCCTGTCTATTTTACGCCATAGGCTTTCTGATCCTGCTGGGCAATTTCCCTTACCCCTCTTACTTTATGATGATGATCATCATCACCTTAGGAGAAATGCTGGTGCTGCCCGGTGTTCCGGCTGCGGCCGCTCTCATCGCCCCGGAAGGAAAAACAGCCACCTATCAGGGGGTAGTAGGGGGAGCTGCCTCCGGCGGCCGTGCCCTTGGCCCTATTCTGGGAGGATTGGCCTTTGACCATTACGGCGGCAACATGGCTTGGGCTTTGGCCCTGGTCTTTGTCAGCGTCGCCCTGTTGCCCTTCTATCTCTATCAGCGTCGGGAAAGAACCTTCACGCAGGGAACCGGCGCCAAGGAGCAAGCAATTTAA
- a CDS encoding YdcF family protein, giving the protein MVKRSWGSWLSILAGIIGILDTILVTGLKGGVNLGTILPAGVGSLFLLWGLWGDKFKNAPFIEELPGLRKLIRWGIVLLLGSFFIIEGLLLWNTEDRIPEHGKVLIILGAGLNGDQLSWTLRERVDKGIGILAENPQMKVVVSGGQGPGEWIPEAEAMAQYLIGQGIAPERILKEDRSTSTMENFRFSRVVLDQLEGFDPAEPVLVITSDFHMFRSKILAERNGLNPVGVPCSTPWYISPNAYLREYFAVVKSILIDR; this is encoded by the coding sequence ATGGTGAAGAGAAGCTGGGGTTCCTGGCTTAGCATTTTGGCAGGGATCATCGGGATCCTCGATACAATCCTAGTAACCGGTCTTAAGGGAGGAGTCAATCTGGGGACTATCCTCCCCGCGGGAGTAGGAAGCTTATTCTTGTTATGGGGATTATGGGGGGATAAGTTCAAAAATGCGCCTTTTATCGAGGAACTTCCAGGGTTGCGCAAATTAATTCGCTGGGGAATCGTCCTGTTGCTGGGCTCCTTTTTCATTATTGAAGGGTTACTATTATGGAACACAGAGGATAGAATACCTGAGCATGGGAAGGTTTTGATCATCCTGGGCGCAGGTCTGAATGGGGATCAGCTCTCCTGGACTCTGCGGGAGCGGGTGGATAAGGGGATAGGAATCTTAGCAGAAAACCCACAGATGAAGGTGGTGGTTTCCGGCGGACAAGGACCAGGGGAATGGATTCCCGAGGCGGAAGCCATGGCTCAGTATTTGATCGGGCAGGGGATTGCCCCGGAGCGAATCCTCAAAGAAGATCGCTCTACCAGTACTATGGAAAACTTCCGGTTTTCCCGTGTTGTGCTTGATCAACTGGAGGGCTTTGATCCGGCTGAACCAGTGCTGGTGATCACCAGCGATTTTCATATGTTTCGTTCCAAGATTTTAGCCGAACGCAATGGGCTGAATCCTGTGGGAGTGCCTTGTTCCACCCCTTGGTACATCAGCCCCAATGCTTATCTTCGCGAGTATTTTGCTGTGGTAAAGTCCATTCTTATTGACAGGTAA
- the panB gene encoding 3-methyl-2-oxobutanoate hydroxymethyltransferase, which produces MKTTKDFWVMKNEGKKIVMITAYDYPSAKQAEQAGADIILVGDSLGNVVLGYDSTVYVTMEDMVHHGKAAKRGAPNTFIVADMPFMSCHLSIRDTLLNGARLIQETGAQAVKVEGADEMIPHIKALVRAGIPVVSHLGLTPQTAAVLGGFKVQGKDGEAARKMLEDVKECQEAGAFALVLECIPKQLAQEISTTLTIPTIGIGAGVHTDGQVLVYHDILTYGVNRAPKFVKAYANADQLMLKGLQDYADEVRSMNFPDDEHSFTMKEEELKTLYGGRG; this is translated from the coding sequence TTGAAAACAACAAAAGACTTCTGGGTAATGAAAAATGAGGGGAAAAAGATTGTCATGATTACCGCCTACGATTACCCCTCAGCCAAGCAGGCCGAACAAGCCGGTGCGGACATAATTCTTGTGGGGGATTCTCTGGGCAATGTGGTGCTGGGCTATGACTCTACGGTTTATGTCACCATGGAAGACATGGTCCATCATGGGAAAGCAGCTAAGCGCGGGGCTCCTAATACGTTTATCGTGGCGGACATGCCTTTTATGAGCTGCCATCTGTCCATCAGGGATACTTTGCTCAATGGAGCAAGGCTTATTCAGGAGACAGGGGCCCAGGCTGTGAAGGTGGAAGGTGCGGATGAAATGATCCCTCATATCAAAGCTCTTGTCCGCGCGGGGATACCTGTAGTGTCCCATCTTGGTTTGACACCTCAGACTGCTGCAGTTCTCGGTGGCTTTAAAGTTCAGGGTAAAGATGGGGAAGCCGCCCGCAAAATGCTGGAGGATGTGAAGGAATGCCAGGAGGCAGGCGCCTTTGCCCTGGTTCTGGAATGTATCCCCAAGCAGCTGGCCCAGGAAATTTCTACGACCTTGACAATTCCCACCATTGGCATCGGCGCAGGTGTTCATACCGATGGACAAGTGCTCGTCTACCATGACATACTCACCTATGGGGTGAACCGGGCTCCCAAGTTTGTCAAAGCTTATGCCAATGCTGATCAACTCATGCTCAAGGGATTGCAGGACTATGCGGATGAGGTAAGAAGTATGAATTTCCCGGATGATGAGCACAGCTTTACCATGAAGGAAGAGGAACTAAAAACCTTGTATGGAGGCAGGGGCTAA